The Gemmata palustris genome includes a region encoding these proteins:
- a CDS encoding sugar phosphate nucleotidyltransferase yields the protein MRSVLALILGGGRGTRLFPLTKARSKPAVPVAGKYRLIDIPISNCINSELHSIYVLTQFLSVSLHRHIANTYKFDMFSKGFVEVLAAQQTNESRRLVSGHGRRGATEHLVHRARGPDEVLILSGDQLYRMDFRHLFETHRATRADITIAAIPVPEKDTAGFGLLSMDAQSRVTGFVEKPKTPEEREPYYTSADWIERRGIACNGRHYLANMGIYLFKTNVLLDLLTAKPLATDFGKEVFPRNYKSKHHQRPPVRRVLGRPGHH from the coding sequence ATGCGTTCCGTCCTGGCGCTCATTCTGGGCGGGGGCCGCGGCACCCGGCTGTTCCCGCTCACAAAAGCCCGTTCCAAACCCGCGGTCCCGGTCGCGGGCAAGTACCGGCTCATTGACATCCCAATTTCCAACTGCATTAACAGCGAACTGCACAGTATTTACGTCCTCACGCAGTTCCTCAGCGTCAGCTTGCACCGGCACATCGCCAACACGTACAAGTTCGACATGTTCAGCAAGGGGTTCGTCGAGGTGCTGGCCGCCCAGCAGACGAACGAGAGCCGCCGACTGGTATCAGGGCACGGCCGACGCGGTGCGACAGAACATCTCGTACATCGAGCGCGAGGCCCCGACGAGGTGCTCATCCTCTCCGGCGACCAACTCTACCGCATGGACTTCCGCCACCTGTTCGAGACGCACCGCGCGACCCGCGCCGACATCACCATCGCAGCGATTCCTGTACCGGAGAAGGACACGGCCGGGTTCGGCCTCCTGAGCATGGACGCGCAGAGCCGCGTAACGGGGTTCGTGGAGAAGCCCAAAACACCGGAGGAGCGGGAGCCGTATTACACCTCCGCCGATTGGATCGAGCGCCGCGGGATCGCGTGCAACGGTCGCCACTACCTCGCGAACATGGGTATCTACCTGTTCAAAACGAACGTGCTCCTAGACCTGCTGACCGCCAAACCGCTCGCGACCGACTTCGGCAAAGAAGTGTTCCCGCGGAACTATAAAAGCAAGCATCATCAGCGCCCACCTGTTCGACGGGTACTGGGAAGACCTGGGCACCATTAA